In the Euphorbia lathyris chromosome 5, ddEupLath1.1, whole genome shotgun sequence genome, one interval contains:
- the LOC136231297 gene encoding uncharacterized protein — protein MSLVDFFNKMKRMWDEYAIVKPPIACSCEARKLVQEQVQEEQLMQFLSGLNPEFDHVRDQILLMDPLPPVNRAYSMLIRIKKQRNPNSIASIHNDFVNLTTGNRNFSNQKTGNVNRTNNGGNYGNRGNNANSSVKSKEEKFCSYCRKGGHEKSECFRIKGYPDWFKGKRVTGPAPVNHQAHMSHEQQELSPVDDFEEGEGSSAKKESVQELVQREVQRILKGKTTQDYLPQEFSAFAGACAGPEF, from the exons ATGTCTCTGGTTGATTTCTTCAATAAAATGAAACGAATGTGGGATGAATATGCTATTGTGAAGCCTCCAATTGCTTGTTCTTGTGAGGCAAGGAAATTAGTACAGGAACAGGTCCAGGAAGAGCAACTTATGCAATTTTTATCTGGATTAAATCCAGAGTTTGATCATGTGAGAGATCAAATATTGTTGATGGATCCTCTACCTCCAGTTAACAGAGCTTATTCGATGCTTATACGTATCAAAAAGCAGAGAAATCCTAATTCCATTGCTTCTATTCATAATGATTTTGTGAATTTAACAACTGGAAATCGAAATTTCAGCAATCAAAAAACTGGAAATGTCAATCGTACTAATAATGGTGGCAATTACGGTAATCGAGGTAATAATGCTAATTCCTCGGTGAAAAGCAAGGAGGAGAAATTTTGTTCTTATTGCAGGAAAGGAGGACATGAGAAGAGTGAGTGTTTCCGTATTAAAGGATATCCTGATTGGTTTAAAGGAAAGAGAGTTACAGGTCCAGCTCCAGTTAATCATCAGGCACATATGTCTCATGAGCAACAAGAGCTTTCTCCAGTAGATGATTTTGAAGAAGGTGAAGGAAGTTCTGCTAAGAAAGAATCTGTACAAGAACTAGTGCAGAGAGAAGTACAGAGGATACTCAAAGGGAAAACAACACAGGACTATCTTCCACAAGAGTTTTCAGCATTTGCAGGGGCATGTGCAG GGCCGGAATTTTAA